A region of Geobacillus sp. 46C-IIa DNA encodes the following proteins:
- a CDS encoding sugar phosphate nucleotidyltransferase produces MNNRMLGVIDATTYMEALAPLIEQRSIAAVPFAGRYRLIDFVLSSMVNSGIESVAIFPKYQYRSLMDHLGSGKNWDLNRKRDGLFFFPSPDLLFSGERRVGAFAHFEQHIDYFLRSRQKYAVIANGYTVCNIDFDAVLKRHIENGCDVTEIRQRGRSLEMYLLETSLLLDLIADYKNRGYHSIADVVRDYRHSLSICDYEYSGYAAVIDSVKQYFRASMELLDRDVWEQLFLPSHPIYTKVKDEPPTKYGREGHVKRSMIANGCVIEGTVENSVVFRSVKIGKGAVVRNSIIMQKCQIGDGCVLDGVIMDKDAKVEPGVVLQGTAERPFIVRKGMVQGEVISR; encoded by the coding sequence ATGAACAACAGGATGTTAGGCGTTATTGACGCGACGACGTATATGGAGGCGTTAGCGCCGCTCATCGAGCAGCGTTCGATCGCTGCGGTGCCGTTTGCCGGCCGGTACCGGCTTATTGATTTCGTGCTCTCAAGCATGGTCAATTCGGGCATTGAAAGTGTTGCCATTTTTCCGAAATATCAGTACCGTTCGCTCATGGACCATTTAGGATCAGGGAAGAACTGGGATTTAAACCGAAAACGGGACGGACTGTTTTTCTTCCCGTCGCCGGATTTGCTGTTTTCCGGCGAGCGCCGGGTCGGGGCATTTGCCCATTTTGAGCAACATATTGACTATTTTTTGCGGAGCCGGCAAAAATATGCAGTTATTGCGAACGGCTATACGGTGTGCAACATCGATTTTGACGCTGTCTTAAAACGTCATATCGAAAATGGCTGCGATGTGACCGAAATCCGCCAACGCGGTCGGTCGCTTGAGATGTATTTGCTTGAAACGTCGCTGTTGCTTGACTTAATCGCCGACTACAAAAACCGCGGCTACCATAGCATTGCCGATGTCGTCCGCGATTACCGCCATTCGTTGTCGATTTGTGATTATGAATATAGCGGATATGCGGCGGTCATTGATTCGGTGAAGCAGTATTTCCGCGCAAGCATGGAACTGCTTGACCGGGACGTCTGGGAGCAACTCTTTCTTCCGTCGCACCCGATTTACACGAAAGTCAAAGACGAGCCGCCGACGAAGTACGGGCGGGAGGGGCACGTGAAGCGCTCGATGATCGCCAACGGCTGCGTCATCGAGGGAACGGTGGAAAACAGCGTTGTGTTCCGCTCCGTCAAAATTGGCAAGGGAGCGGTCGTGCGCAATAGCATTATTATGCAAAAATGTCAGATCGGTGACGGTTGTGTCCTTGATGGCGTGATTATGGATAAAGATGCTAAGGTTGAACCGGGCGTCGTTTTACAAGGAACGGCAGAACGGCCGTTTATCGTCCGCAAAGGAATGGTGCAAGGGGAGGTCATCAGCCGATGA
- a CDS encoding LysE family translocator codes for MEMDTALSFLGVAIVLTLAPGPDILFVIAQSLSQGKHAGIATALGLCTGLLVHISAATLGVSAVIYQSALAFAVVKYAGAAYLLYLAWQAFREKDAGLALERQERLALMSLYKKGIFMNVLNPKVSLFFLALLPQFVHPSAGRIAQQMLALGVIFLVQALVVFTLVSIGAEKLRHWLLSNERIARRIHWIKGVLFAAIGIQIAFSERS; via the coding sequence ATGGAAATGGATACCGCTTTATCGTTTTTAGGCGTCGCGATTGTGCTGACACTCGCCCCGGGCCCAGACATTTTATTCGTCATCGCCCAAAGCCTGTCCCAAGGCAAGCACGCGGGCATCGCCACCGCGCTCGGGCTGTGCACCGGCCTGCTTGTCCATATCAGCGCCGCCACGCTTGGCGTCTCGGCCGTCATTTACCAATCAGCCTTGGCCTTTGCCGTCGTCAAATACGCAGGCGCCGCCTATTTGCTTTACTTGGCATGGCAAGCGTTCCGCGAAAAAGACGCTGGCCTAGCGCTCGAGCGTCAAGAGCGGCTCGCCTTAATGTCGCTGTACAAAAAAGGCATTTTCATGAATGTGCTCAATCCGAAAGTGTCGCTCTTCTTTTTGGCGCTATTGCCGCAGTTCGTCCATCCGTCAGCGGGCCGGATCGCACAGCAAATGCTCGCATTAGGCGTCATCTTTCTCGTTCAAGCGCTCGTTGTCTTCACCTTGGTGAGCATCGGTGCGGAAAAACTGCGCCACTGGCTGCTGTCGAACGAACGAATCGCCCGGCGGATCCATTGGATAAAAGGTGTCCTTTTCGCCGCCATCGGCATCCAAATCGCCTTCAGCGAGCGGTCGTAG
- a CDS encoding LysE family translocator produces MWSVKSYGMYLLASILMHATPGVDTMYIMGRSVAQGRKAGVYSVLGISTGVFIHTLLAAFGLAVILQQSVVLFTAVKIAGAAYLVYLGIKMMRQSTPPALESEELAPMKLKKIYWQGVTTNVMNPKVALFFLSFLPQFIQTDQPYGPLPFLLLGLSFVVTSTMWGLGVVYVAALATKRVRQNAKMALLVNRLTGIVFIGLGVKLLQTKAS; encoded by the coding sequence GTGTGGAGTGTCAAAAGTTACGGGATGTATTTGCTGGCGTCGATTTTGATGCATGCCACTCCGGGAGTGGATACGATGTATATTATGGGGCGCAGTGTGGCGCAAGGGAGAAAAGCGGGCGTGTATTCGGTGTTGGGCATTTCGACGGGGGTGTTCATTCATACGCTGCTCGCTGCGTTTGGCTTGGCGGTGATTTTGCAGCAGTCGGTTGTCTTATTTACGGCTGTGAAAATCGCTGGCGCAGCGTATTTGGTGTATCTTGGCATCAAAATGATGCGGCAGTCGACGCCGCCAGCGTTGGAGTCCGAGGAATTGGCGCCGATGAAGCTGAAAAAGATTTATTGGCAAGGCGTGACGACGAATGTGATGAATCCGAAAGTGGCGTTGTTTTTCCTTTCCTTTTTGCCGCAATTCATTCAAACGGATCAGCCATACGGCCCGCTTCCGTTTTTGCTGCTTGGTTTGTCGTTCGTGGTGACGAGCACGATGTGGGGGCTTGGCGTCGTCTATGTTGCCGCGCTGGCAACGAAACGGGTGCGCCAAAACGCGAAAATGGCGCTTCTTGTCAATCGGTTGACGGGGATCGTGTTCATTGGGCTTGGGGTGAAGCTGTTGCAGACGAAAGCATCATGA
- a CDS encoding glucose-1-phosphate adenylyltransferase: MKKKCIAMLLAGGQGSRLRSLTTNIAKPAVPFGGKYRIIDFTLSNCTNSGIDTVGVLTQYQPLLLHSYIGIGSAWDLDRRNGGVTVLPPYSASSGVKWYEGTANAIYQNINYIEQYDPDYVLVLSGDHIYKMDYQHMLDYHIAKQADVTISVIEVPWEEASRFGIMNTNEEMEIVEFAEKPAEPKGNLASMGIYIFNWPLLKQYLQMDNADPHSSHDFGKDVIPRLLREKKRLVAYPFKGYWKDVGTVKSLWEANMDLLDEGNELDLFDRSWRIYSVNPNQPPQYISQEAEVLDSLVNEGCVVEGTVERSVLFQGVRIGKGAVVKESVIMPGAAVSEGAYVERVIVTPDCVIPPHSSVCPDDADDVVLVTNEWLKQWNEETARKDEA; this comes from the coding sequence ATGAAGAAGAAGTGCATCGCCATGTTATTGGCCGGCGGGCAAGGAAGTCGGCTTCGCTCGCTGACGACAAACATCGCTAAACCGGCCGTGCCGTTTGGCGGGAAGTACCGGATCATTGATTTTACGTTAAGCAATTGCACGAATTCCGGCATCGATACGGTCGGAGTGCTGACCCAATATCAGCCGCTCCTCCTTCATTCGTACATCGGCATCGGAAGCGCGTGGGACTTAGACCGGCGAAATGGCGGCGTCACCGTTCTTCCGCCGTATTCCGCCTCTTCCGGCGTCAAATGGTACGAAGGCACCGCGAACGCGATTTATCAAAATATCAATTACATTGAGCAGTATGACCCGGATTACGTGCTCGTGCTGTCTGGCGACCATATTTACAAGATGGATTACCAGCACATGCTTGACTATCATATTGCCAAACAGGCCGATGTGACGATTTCGGTCATTGAGGTGCCGTGGGAAGAAGCGAGCCGGTTTGGGATTATGAATACAAACGAAGAAATGGAAATCGTGGAGTTTGCTGAAAAGCCGGCCGAACCGAAAGGCAATTTAGCGTCGATGGGCATTTATATTTTCAATTGGCCGCTATTGAAGCAATATTTGCAAATGGACAACGCCGATCCACATTCGTCGCACGATTTTGGCAAAGATGTCATTCCTCGGCTGCTCCGTGAGAAAAAGCGGCTCGTAGCGTACCCGTTTAAAGGATACTGGAAAGACGTCGGCACGGTGAAAAGTTTATGGGAGGCAAACATGGACTTGCTTGATGAAGGCAATGAGCTTGATTTGTTCGACCGCTCATGGCGCATTTATTCCGTCAATCCGAATCAGCCGCCGCAATACATTTCCCAGGAGGCGGAAGTATTGGATTCACTCGTCAATGAAGGATGTGTCGTCGAAGGAACGGTCGAGCGGTCGGTGCTGTTTCAAGGCGTCCGTATCGGCAAAGGGGCGGTCGTGAAAGAATCGGTCATTATGCCAGGTGCGGCGGTCAGCGAAGGAGCGTATGTCGAGCGGGTGATCGTGACGCCCGATTGTGTCATCCCGCCGCATTCGTCCGTTTGCCCGGACGATGCCGATGATGTCGTGCTGGTGACCAATGAATGGCTCAAGCAGTGGAATGAGGAAACAGCGAGGAAGGATGAAGCGTGA
- a CDS encoding cation diffusion facilitator family transporter, protein MSPVSSDFHHLPHVKMQSQSKKALWMTLLLTVFFTVVEIIGGVVSNSLALLSDSAHMASDVLALGLSMVALYMATRPPNRRFTFGFLRFEIITSFLNGLTLAAIAVWILWEGIERFLHPEPIQFRLMLGIATIGLIVNVTLTIILSRSTKEEENLNVRSALWHFIGDLISSIGVILSALLIYFTGWTIFDPIISLVIAAIIFTGGAKIMRESYLILMEAVPDGFDLEQIRADIRSIEGVEDVHDMHLWAISTDHYSLSAHVFVSEHIQPLCVILAVNEMLKEKYGIEHATIQVEHAMLHDHGSYGKAFLAKKKPPQA, encoded by the coding sequence ATGTCTCCTGTTTCATCCGATTTTCATCACCTCCCGCATGTGAAAATGCAAAGCCAATCGAAAAAGGCGCTTTGGATGACACTCCTGTTGACCGTCTTTTTCACTGTTGTCGAAATCATTGGCGGCGTAGTCTCCAACTCGCTCGCCTTGTTGTCTGATTCAGCTCATATGGCGTCCGATGTCTTGGCGCTCGGCCTGAGCATGGTCGCCCTCTACATGGCGACGCGCCCGCCGAACCGCCGGTTTACGTTCGGCTTTTTGCGCTTTGAAATCATCACGTCGTTTTTGAACGGGCTGACGTTGGCAGCCATTGCAGTGTGGATTTTATGGGAAGGCATCGAGCGGTTTCTTCACCCGGAGCCGATCCAGTTTCGCCTTATGCTCGGCATTGCAACGATCGGCCTCATCGTCAATGTGACGTTGACCATCATCTTAAGCCGGAGCACAAAAGAAGAAGAGAATTTAAACGTTCGAAGCGCCCTTTGGCACTTTATCGGCGACTTGATCAGCTCGATCGGCGTCATCCTTTCGGCGCTGCTCATCTATTTCACCGGCTGGACGATTTTCGATCCAATCATCAGCCTCGTGATCGCCGCCATCATTTTCACGGGCGGGGCGAAAATTATGCGCGAGTCGTATCTCATCTTAATGGAAGCCGTACCCGATGGGTTTGACCTCGAACAAATCCGTGCCGACATTCGGAGCATTGAAGGAGTCGAGGACGTGCACGACATGCATTTATGGGCCATCTCGACGGACCATTATTCACTGTCGGCCCATGTGTTTGTCAGCGAACACATCCAGCCGCTTTGCGTCATTTTGGCGGTGAATGAAATGCTGAAGGAAAAATACGGCATCGAACATGCCACCATTCAAGTCGAACACGCCATGCTGCATGACCACGGCAGCTACGGCAAGGCGTTTTTAGCGAAAAAGAAGCCGCCGCAAGCATAA
- a CDS encoding S8 family serine peptidase, whose product MKQLKVMGLALLLFWGYSSAASADTVGQIKPPSSVKEVVAKFSEPKEMVANELVVKFKEGVTEKQREALLRPFRAAELSFMDIGNFSLIKAPKGMDLKGLAAKLVKLPEIESVEPNYIIERNYTPSDPGYSKQWHLKKINAPKAWDTTKGAGQITVAVVDNGVQTNHPDLAGKIVSPYNVVTGTRSVPAGEHGTHVAGIIAASINKKGVTGVAPNVKIMPVNVFEGEGATSYDVAYGIVYATDQGANVINLSLGAYAATNYEAAAVQYAASKGAVLVAAAGNDDTYLPSYPAAFEPVIAVSATDGDDFITDFSNYGDYIDLAAPGVNIYSTFPGSSYYGLHGTSMAAPIVSGTAALVLSKNPLLTRGEVENILRKSTVDRGSKGWDVFYGYGRIDAYKAVRNTPSPLSSLSAAGTFTMKGNNRTSFSLSAYKKGLKVTAYVKDDKGYVVRTIVKNKLWNSTQISLSWDGKRDNGAFAAGGTYTVAVQVSNGRETVTKTKQIKVIDNVVPSIQLSSSTISFSPKAKGKVSIPFTLNKKAKVTAQLYDSKNKLVKTIWSSKSLSGGKYTIVWDGKNASGKLLSDGTYRLKMSAVDDKKRKAAARTQPVVIDTKVSFGGVTLGQTLFKMDGTAKASFRMNLKEAAFVSAYVKTEKGAVTKQLLRNQKYKSGSYTVSWDGKDSKNTLVSEGNYYYTVEIVDQCGNKLTVHTAKFKLEDWRKPSIQAPADLDYVEQGTFDIPYTLSKAGKVTIEIYQGSSLVRTVLSGSQQGPGSKKATWDGKDQTGQYLADGQYEVRMNVIDARGQQASAASRLHVDLTNIAGPKVVWFYEESGSEIHFRLSAPATVTAEIFNEAGEKVRTIWTDQPLNGGTQVVTWDGLNDNGENVFYDDGSVYTFRIAARFANGATETAEGEINNHADPSWLVSHTYSFAWDSAGYRTALNLSIRVNEAMTATLSVYDAYDDTYVDEKTYSLKANIENKITYLKTNKYEDYYYLLEYKDRFGNVYYYGLDETEEDDSVASYRLQKANGLKRSAR is encoded by the coding sequence ATGAAACAATTGAAAGTGATGGGGCTGGCGTTGCTGCTGTTTTGGGGGTATAGCTCCGCTGCCTCGGCGGACACAGTGGGACAAATCAAGCCGCCGTCCTCGGTAAAAGAAGTGGTTGCAAAGTTTTCTGAACCGAAAGAAATGGTGGCGAATGAATTAGTCGTCAAATTTAAAGAAGGGGTGACGGAAAAGCAGCGTGAGGCGCTACTGCGTCCGTTCCGAGCCGCCGAGCTCTCATTTATGGACATAGGGAATTTTTCCCTTATTAAAGCACCAAAAGGTATGGATCTGAAGGGGCTGGCTGCGAAACTAGTAAAGCTTCCCGAAATCGAATCGGTGGAGCCCAACTATATCATCGAACGGAACTATACGCCGAGCGATCCAGGATACAGCAAGCAGTGGCATTTAAAGAAAATCAATGCCCCGAAGGCATGGGATACGACAAAAGGGGCAGGGCAGATTACGGTAGCCGTTGTCGATAACGGGGTGCAGACAAATCATCCGGATTTGGCAGGGAAAATTGTCTCGCCTTATAATGTGGTCACCGGAACGAGGTCTGTGCCAGCAGGGGAGCACGGGACGCATGTGGCAGGCATTATTGCCGCTTCGATCAATAAAAAAGGGGTCACCGGCGTGGCGCCAAATGTAAAAATCATGCCGGTCAATGTGTTTGAAGGGGAAGGGGCAACAAGCTACGATGTGGCGTACGGAATCGTATATGCAACAGACCAAGGGGCGAATGTGATTAATTTAAGTTTGGGTGCATATGCGGCAACGAATTACGAAGCGGCGGCTGTGCAGTATGCCGCGTCCAAAGGGGCTGTTCTTGTTGCTGCGGCGGGAAATGACGATACATATTTGCCGTCGTATCCTGCCGCGTTCGAGCCGGTTATTGCAGTGAGTGCAACGGACGGTGATGACTTTATCACCGACTTTTCCAACTACGGCGATTATATTGACCTCGCCGCCCCGGGAGTCAATATTTATTCTACGTTCCCCGGAAGTTCCTATTACGGCTTGCATGGCACGTCGATGGCTGCACCGATTGTATCGGGAACAGCGGCGTTAGTGTTGTCCAAAAATCCGTTGCTGACGCGTGGGGAAGTAGAGAACATTTTAAGAAAATCAACCGTAGACCGAGGTTCTAAAGGATGGGACGTGTTTTATGGATATGGGAGGATCGATGCGTACAAGGCAGTGAGGAATACTCCTTCGCCCCTTTCCTCTCTTTCGGCAGCGGGGACGTTTACGATGAAAGGAAATAACAGGACGAGTTTTTCGCTGTCTGCTTATAAAAAAGGATTAAAGGTTACGGCTTACGTAAAAGATGACAAAGGTTACGTTGTGCGGACGATCGTAAAAAACAAACTTTGGAACAGCACCCAGATTTCGCTTTCGTGGGACGGCAAACGGGATAACGGCGCCTTCGCCGCGGGGGGAACGTATACGGTAGCCGTTCAAGTGTCCAACGGACGCGAAACGGTTACAAAAACGAAACAAATCAAAGTCATTGACAACGTCGTCCCGTCTATTCAGCTGTCATCATCAACGATTTCTTTCTCACCGAAAGCGAAAGGAAAAGTGTCGATTCCGTTTACGCTCAATAAAAAAGCGAAAGTGACAGCACAGCTGTACGATTCGAAAAATAAGCTCGTAAAAACGATCTGGAGCAGCAAGTCGCTTTCCGGCGGCAAGTACACGATTGTATGGGACGGGAAAAACGCAAGTGGAAAACTGCTCTCCGATGGAACGTACCGATTGAAAATGTCGGCTGTCGACGACAAGAAGCGCAAGGCGGCCGCCCGCACCCAACCAGTTGTGATCGATACGAAAGTGTCTTTCGGCGGAGTAACGCTCGGCCAAACGTTGTTTAAAATGGACGGAACGGCGAAAGCGAGCTTCCGGATGAATCTGAAAGAGGCTGCTTTTGTTTCCGCTTATGTCAAAACGGAAAAAGGAGCCGTCACGAAACAGCTTCTTCGCAACCAAAAATACAAGAGCGGCTCGTATACGGTCAGCTGGGATGGGAAAGATAGCAAAAACACGTTAGTCAGCGAAGGAAACTATTATTATACCGTTGAGATCGTTGACCAGTGCGGCAATAAGCTCACGGTCCATACCGCCAAGTTCAAGCTTGAGGACTGGCGAAAACCGTCTATTCAGGCTCCAGCCGATTTGGACTATGTCGAGCAAGGAACGTTCGATATTCCGTATACGTTATCGAAGGCGGGCAAAGTCACGATCGAAATTTACCAAGGCTCATCACTTGTGCGCACAGTTCTGTCCGGATCACAGCAAGGGCCTGGGAGCAAAAAGGCAACATGGGACGGAAAAGACCAAACAGGCCAGTACTTAGCCGATGGGCAATATGAAGTGCGCATGAACGTGATCGATGCCCGCGGGCAGCAAGCTTCAGCCGCAAGCCGCTTGCATGTTGATTTGACAAACATTGCGGGGCCGAAGGTTGTATGGTTTTATGAAGAATCCGGAAGCGAAATCCATTTCCGATTGTCCGCCCCAGCGACCGTGACAGCGGAAATTTTCAATGAAGCGGGGGAAAAAGTGCGGACGATCTGGACGGATCAGCCGCTGAACGGCGGAACCCAAGTGGTGACATGGGATGGATTGAACGACAATGGTGAAAACGTATTTTACGATGACGGCAGCGTCTACACGTTCCGTATCGCCGCCCGGTTTGCGAATGGAGCGACGGAAACGGCAGAAGGGGAAATCAACAACCATGCCGATCCGTCATGGCTCGTATCGCACACGTATTCTTTCGCTTGGGACAGTGCGGGCTACCGGACAGCTCTGAATTTATCCATTCGAGTGAATGAAGCTATGACGGCCACATTGTCCGTATATGATGCGTATGATGACACATATGTAGACGAGAAAACATATTCACTGAAAGCAAATATCGAAAATAAAATCACTTATCTGAAGACAAATAAGTATGAAGACTATTATTATTTGCTTGAATACAAAGATCGTTTCGGCAATGTTTACTATTACGGACTGGACGAAACAGAAGAGGACGATTCTGTGGCATCGTACCGTCTGCAAAAGGCAAACGGGCTGAAGCGATCCGCAAGATAA
- the glgB gene encoding 1,4-alpha-glucan branching enzyme has translation MYGHHLALERMRYGLIAANPTDLEVYLFHEGSLYQSYELFGAHVIHEGGTVGTRFCVWAPHARDVRLVGSFNDWDGANFRLRKVNDEGVWTIVVPENLEGHLYKYEIVAPDGRMLFKADPYAFYSELRPHTASIVYDLKGYQWNDQSWQRKKRRKRIYDQPMVIYELHCGSWKKKEGRFYTYREMADELIPYVLEHGFTHVELLPLIEHPLDRSWGYQGTGYYAATSRYGTPHDFMYFVDRCHQAGIGVIMDWVPGHFCKDAHGLYMFDGAPTYEYANEKDRENYVWGTANFDLGKPEVRSFLISNALFWLKYYHIDGFRVDAVANMLYWPNNDRLYENPYAVEFLRKLNEAVFAYDPNVLMIAEDSTDWPRVTAPTYEGGLGFNYKWNMGWMNDMLKYMETPPNERKHAHNQVSFSLLYAYSENFILPFSHDEVVHGKKSLLNKMPGSYEEKFAQLRLLYGYMMAHPGKKLLFMGNEFAQFDEWKFEGELDWMLFDFELHRKMNEYMKQLIACYKRYKPFYELDHDPQGFEWIDVHNAEQSIFSFIRRGKKEDDMLVIVCNFTNQAYDDYKVGVPLLTPYREVLNSDAAEFGGSGHVNGKRLSALSEPFHGKPYHVRMTIPPFGISILRPVQKRGERRKNEEEVHRHVIGRRARKSASLADDKHR, from the coding sequence ATGTATGGCCATCATCTTGCTTTGGAAAGGATGCGATACGGTTTGATTGCGGCGAATCCGACGGATTTGGAAGTGTATTTGTTTCATGAAGGCAGCTTGTATCAAAGTTACGAGCTGTTTGGCGCCCATGTGATCCATGAGGGAGGGACGGTCGGCACCCGTTTTTGCGTTTGGGCGCCGCACGCGCGCGACGTGCGGCTTGTCGGCAGTTTCAACGATTGGGATGGGGCGAATTTCCGCCTCAGGAAAGTGAATGATGAAGGGGTATGGACGATCGTTGTCCCGGAAAACTTGGAAGGGCACTTATATAAATATGAAATTGTTGCGCCGGACGGACGTATGCTATTCAAAGCTGACCCGTACGCCTTTTACTCCGAATTGCGTCCTCATACCGCCTCGATTGTCTACGATCTGAAAGGATACCAGTGGAACGATCAATCTTGGCAGCGGAAGAAGCGACGGAAACGAATTTATGATCAGCCGATGGTGATTTATGAACTCCATTGCGGTTCGTGGAAGAAAAAAGAGGGGCGTTTTTATACGTACCGCGAGATGGCCGATGAACTCATCCCGTACGTGCTCGAGCATGGGTTTACGCACGTTGAGCTGCTTCCGCTTATTGAGCATCCGCTCGATCGGTCGTGGGGCTATCAAGGGACAGGGTATTATGCGGCGACGAGCCGCTATGGAACGCCGCACGATTTCATGTACTTCGTCGACCGCTGCCATCAGGCGGGGATCGGGGTCATTATGGACTGGGTGCCGGGCCATTTTTGCAAGGACGCCCACGGGTTGTATATGTTTGACGGTGCCCCGACGTATGAATACGCGAATGAAAAAGACCGCGAAAATTACGTTTGGGGGACGGCCAATTTTGATTTAGGCAAACCCGAGGTGCGCAGTTTTCTCATCTCGAACGCGCTGTTTTGGCTCAAGTATTACCATATCGATGGGTTTCGCGTCGATGCGGTCGCCAATATGCTTTACTGGCCGAACAATGACAGGCTGTATGAAAACCCGTATGCGGTCGAGTTTTTGCGCAAGTTAAACGAAGCGGTGTTTGCCTATGACCCGAACGTGCTCATGATTGCCGAAGATTCGACCGATTGGCCGCGGGTGACCGCGCCGACGTATGAAGGCGGGCTCGGCTTTAATTATAAATGGAACATGGGCTGGATGAACGACATGCTGAAGTATATGGAAACGCCGCCGAACGAGCGGAAGCATGCACACAACCAGGTCAGTTTTTCCCTCCTTTATGCGTATTCGGAAAATTTCATTTTGCCGTTTTCCCACGATGAAGTCGTGCACGGCAAAAAATCGCTGCTCAATAAAATGCCGGGGTCGTATGAAGAGAAGTTCGCCCAGCTGCGGCTCTTGTATGGCTACATGATGGCCCACCCCGGGAAAAAGCTGTTGTTTATGGGCAATGAATTTGCCCAGTTTGACGAATGGAAGTTTGAGGGCGAGCTCGACTGGATGCTGTTTGATTTTGAGCTGCACCGGAAGATGAACGAGTACATGAAGCAGCTCATCGCTTGCTATAAACGGTATAAGCCGTTTTACGAGCTTGACCATGACCCACAAGGATTTGAATGGATTGACGTCCATAATGCGGAACAAAGCATTTTCTCGTTCATCCGCCGCGGGAAAAAAGAAGACGATATGCTTGTTATTGTGTGTAATTTCACAAATCAGGCGTATGACGACTACAAGGTTGGAGTGCCGCTGCTCACGCCGTATCGGGAAGTGCTGAACAGCGATGCGGCGGAATTTGGCGGATCGGGGCATGTCAACGGGAAACGGCTTTCCGCCCTGAGCGAGCCGTTTCACGGAAAACCGTACCATGTGCGCATGACGATTCCGCCATTTGGCATTTCGATTTTACGGCCAGTGCAAAAACGAGGGGAGAGAAGGAAGAATGAAGAAGAAGTGCATCGCCATGTTATTGGCCGGCGGGCAAGGAAGTCGGCTTCGCTCGCTGACGACAAACATCGCTAA